The following coding sequences lie in one Spartobacteria bacterium genomic window:
- a CDS encoding methyl-accepting chemotaxis protein, with translation MIGTFRVEVVFMKKWRVPKIWHPAIRAKLIGGFAGISLIILIVGIVGFKAATDIGERADYLATVNVPELTSILTIREAQTAVLAGERSLTDRRKLNRMLREVQYENIDKALARAKAAWDALNAVAASSAQSESIAKLSKAWDFWLKNHSQVRELALERDEMVYNNVKETSSKVSRNERKSGSASQKALTSYYDTARIIEQMVSDIQNSIQKSTDATNKQKAIAGTLIKGASVAGCLTGLFIGISLAFSITRPLGISVQLLNAAAQGDVSIEVPQKLLKRHDEIKELGESIRNLVISQRNKAEVAEAIACGDLTKEIAEVSDRDVLGLAFKKMEQEIRHMVSAIDVLVHAAAEGRLDVRADTARHEGDFRTIVEGVNAMFESVVQPLSCAAECIDRISKGDIPPRITEEYNGDFNTLNINLNVLIDTINGLVDSSQQLAVAAIHGRLRTRGDLSQLNGAYRNLLEGVNATLDSIVVCLDNIPMPLQFMDPEFQVQFLNRAAQDMLHVKSADVDGAACGTLWNTALCNDRERCPCAIAMNTSEVQTTDLSCCSHGKQYSMHAVSAALHASNGDLTGCFEILIDQTSLKQSMEKSRRTAEYQNRAVQKLTECLTQLAEGDLTVFFDVPEGDEWVRETEQTFNQLADTLSLSLKHLSRNMTGIRNGVEKVEEGFTQISVASTAVSDAATHQASSLEEISSSVTEIATQTKGNARSASAARELAVHARDASDKGRSQMEQMMSAMTEINQSSQQIAHIMKTIDGIAFQTNLLALNAAVEAARAGIHGKGFAVVADEVRNLAGRSAKAAAETAVLIEESDRKIKNGVAVAVSTTESFDDIFSSIEKTAQLVGEIADASTEQAEGISQINIGLSQLDEVTQQNTAHAEETASSVLELGVQSGKVKTLISEFRLDERSEGEDTPQLALMNEEKDIGDLLLIDEQIF, from the coding sequence ATGATTGGAACTTTTAGAGTTGAGGTTGTTTTCATGAAAAAATGGCGGGTTCCCAAAATATGGCATCCGGCGATTCGAGCCAAGCTCATCGGCGGTTTTGCAGGTATCAGTTTGATTATTCTTATTGTCGGCATTGTCGGTTTTAAAGCGGCAACAGATATCGGAGAACGTGCTGATTATCTGGCGACGGTGAATGTACCGGAACTCACCTCCATTTTAACGATCAGAGAGGCGCAGACCGCCGTTCTGGCAGGCGAACGTTCCCTCACCGATCGCCGCAAGCTGAACCGGATGCTGCGTGAAGTTCAATATGAAAATATAGATAAGGCACTGGCCCGGGCAAAGGCGGCATGGGACGCATTGAATGCTGTAGCCGCCTCATCAGCTCAGTCAGAATCGATCGCAAAACTTTCTAAAGCATGGGATTTCTGGCTTAAAAATCACAGTCAGGTTCGTGAGCTTGCGCTGGAACGTGATGAAATGGTTTATAATAATGTAAAAGAGACATCCAGCAAGGTTAGCCGCAATGAAAGAAAATCAGGATCTGCCTCGCAAAAAGCGCTTACCAGTTATTACGATACCGCTCGTATTATCGAGCAGATGGTCTCTGATATTCAAAACAGTATCCAGAAGAGCACTGATGCGACAAATAAGCAGAAAGCCATAGCCGGAACGCTGATCAAAGGGGCTTCTGTGGCGGGGTGTTTGACCGGTCTGTTTATTGGGATTTCATTAGCTTTTTCTATCACCCGGCCGCTGGGCATATCGGTTCAGTTACTCAATGCTGCCGCACAGGGGGATGTATCGATTGAGGTGCCGCAGAAACTGCTGAAACGGCATGACGAAATAAAAGAACTGGGTGAATCAATACGAAATCTGGTTATCAGCCAGCGTAACAAAGCCGAAGTTGCAGAGGCTATTGCCTGCGGAGATTTGACGAAAGAGATTGCAGAGGTTTCGGATCGCGATGTTCTTGGGTTGGCCTTTAAAAAGATGGAGCAGGAAATCCGGCATATGGTAAGTGCTATTGATGTCCTCGTCCATGCCGCCGCAGAAGGCCGTCTCGATGTCCGGGCCGATACAGCCCGGCATGAAGGTGATTTTCGCACCATTGTTGAAGGGGTGAATGCGATGTTTGAATCGGTCGTTCAGCCGTTGTCCTGTGCCGCAGAATGTATTGACCGTATCAGTAAAGGCGATATTCCCCCTCGGATTACGGAAGAATATAATGGTGATTTTAACACGCTGAATATCAATCTGAATGTTTTGATAGATACCATCAACGGACTGGTTGATTCGTCACAGCAGCTGGCCGTGGCCGCTATTCATGGCAGATTGCGTACAAGAGGCGATCTTTCCCAATTGAACGGTGCCTATCGTAATTTACTGGAAGGGGTGAACGCGACCCTTGATTCGATTGTGGTTTGTCTGGATAATATTCCGATGCCGCTGCAGTTTATGGATCCGGAATTCCAGGTGCAGTTCCTCAACCGTGCCGCTCAGGATATGCTGCATGTGAAGTCGGCTGACGTGGATGGAGCGGCTTGTGGCACTCTGTGGAATACAGCACTGTGTAACGACAGGGAACGCTGTCCTTGTGCCATAGCCATGAACACGTCTGAAGTCCAGACGACAGATCTTTCGTGCTGTAGCCATGGAAAACAGTACAGCATGCATGCGGTCAGTGCGGCACTGCACGCTTCTAATGGTGACCTGACCGGCTGTTTTGAAATTCTGATTGACCAGACCAGTCTGAAGCAGTCCATGGAAAAAAGCCGGCGAACGGCTGAATATCAGAATCGTGCCGTGCAAAAACTCACGGAATGTCTGACGCAGCTGGCAGAGGGTGATCTTACGGTGTTTTTTGACGTGCCTGAAGGCGATGAGTGGGTTCGTGAAACGGAACAGACGTTTAATCAGCTGGCTGATACGCTTTCGTTATCACTGAAACACCTGAGTCGGAATATGACGGGTATCCGGAATGGCGTAGAAAAGGTCGAAGAGGGTTTCACGCAGATATCTGTAGCCAGCACCGCTGTGTCGGATGCCGCCACACATCAGGCCTCATCACTTGAGGAGATTTCAAGCTCTGTAACAGAAATCGCCACTCAGACCAAAGGCAATGCCCGCAGTGCTTCAGCGGCTCGCGAGCTGGCTGTGCATGCCAGAGATGCGTCAGATAAAGGCCGCAGCCAGATGGAGCAGATGATGAGTGCGATGACTGAAATTAATCAGTCAAGCCAGCAGATTGCTCATATTATGAAAACCATCGATGGTATCGCCTTTCAAACCAACTTGCTTGCACTGAATGCAGCTGTCGAAGCAGCTCGAGCCGGTATACATGGCAAGGGGTTCGCCGTTGTAGCCGATGAAGTTCGTAATTTGGCTGGACGCAGTGCCAAAGCGGCCGCGGAAACAGCCGTACTCATTGAGGAATCAGATAGGAAAATCAAAAACGGGGTAGCGGTTGCTGTGAGTACGACAGAATCCTTTGATGACATTTTTTCAAGCATTGAAAAAACGGCGCAGCTGGTAGGAGAAATTGCAGATGCATCTACAGAACAGGCCGAAGGAATATCGCAAATCAATATCGGATTAAGCCAGCTCGATGAGGTTACCCAGCAGAATACCGCCCATGCTGAAGAAACAGCCTCATCCGTTTTAGAGCTTGGTGTTCAATCGGGTAAAGTAAAAACGCTGATCAGTGAATTTCGTCTGGATGAACGCTCGGAAGGCGAAGACACGCCTCAGTTGGCATTAATGAACGAAGAGAAGGATATCGGTGACCTTCTTTTAATCGATGAACAAATCTTTTAA
- a CDS encoding ABC transporter substrate-binding protein has translation MALALGMSAFAAKKTVTVASGAVGQELEILKKVSAEYMKDHPDVEIKVWDTPDSASDRLGLYLQFLEAKSDKVDVYQIDVIWPGDLAEHLVDLYQYGARDAVKGHFKAIVENNTVDGKLVAMPWFTDAGLLYYRKDLLEKYGLAVPETWEELTAAAQTIQDGEREAGNPDFVGYVWQGDAYEGLTCDALEWIASYNGGTIVSPDKVITLDNDNAKKAIKMAASWVGTISPAGVIAMQEESARAIWQGGNSAFMRNWPYAYSLGNADNSVIKGKFGVSPLPKGGKDGRHAAALGGWNLAVSKYSADPQVAADVALYLTGAKVQKIRAVEGSYNPTIKALYKDKDVLAASPFFGELYDVFTSAVPRPSTQTAPNYAKVSQAFYQGVYSVLNNEESADAALADVSDDIQEITDYDIKD, from the coding sequence ATGGCACTGGCACTGGGTATGTCCGCATTTGCGGCCAAAAAAACAGTAACCGTCGCATCCGGCGCGGTTGGACAGGAATTGGAAATTCTGAAAAAAGTATCCGCAGAATACATGAAGGATCATCCTGATGTGGAAATCAAAGTCTGGGATACTCCGGATTCCGCTTCTGATCGTCTGGGACTTTATCTGCAGTTTCTCGAAGCAAAATCGGATAAAGTTGATGTATATCAGATCGATGTAATCTGGCCCGGTGATTTGGCTGAGCATCTGGTCGACCTGTATCAGTATGGTGCCCGCGATGCGGTGAAAGGTCACTTCAAAGCGATTGTAGAAAACAATACGGTTGATGGAAAACTCGTGGCCATGCCATGGTTCACCGATGCCGGTCTCCTGTACTATCGCAAAGATCTGCTGGAAAAATATGGTCTGGCTGTTCCTGAAACATGGGAAGAGCTCACCGCCGCCGCGCAAACCATCCAGGATGGCGAACGCGAAGCGGGAAATCCTGACTTTGTCGGTTATGTCTGGCAGGGTGATGCCTATGAAGGTCTGACCTGTGATGCGCTGGAATGGATTGCATCCTACAACGGCGGAACCATTGTCAGCCCGGATAAAGTAATCACACTGGACAACGACAATGCGAAAAAAGCCATTAAAATGGCTGCCAGCTGGGTCGGAACCATTTCTCCTGCCGGTGTCATTGCTATGCAGGAAGAAAGTGCCCGCGCTATTTGGCAGGGTGGAAATTCGGCCTTCATGCGCAACTGGCCCTATGCGTATTCGCTGGGTAATGCCGATAATTCTGTGATCAAAGGCAAATTCGGCGTCAGCCCGCTGCCCAAAGGCGGAAAAGACGGACGTCATGCTGCCGCCCTCGGCGGCTGGAATCTCGCTGTCAGCAAATACAGCGCCGATCCTCAAGTCGCCGCAGATGTTGCCCTGTATCTGACAGGTGCCAAAGTACAGAAAATTCGTGCCGTAGAAGGATCCTACAATCCTACGATTAAAGCATTGTACAAAGACAAAGACGTTCTGGCTGCCAGCCCGTTCTTCGGCGAACTGTACGATGTCTTCACCAGTGCTGTTCCACGGCCTTCCACTCAGACCGCGCCGAACTACGCAAAGGTTTCGCAGGCCTTTTATCAGGGCGTGTATTCCGTGCTGAACAATGAAGAAAGTGCAGACGCTGCGCTGGCCGATGTTTCTGATGATATTCAGGAAATAACAGACTACGATATCAAAGACTAA
- a CDS encoding carbohydrate ABC transporter permease, with product MNKQQKKRLGTICLYIGVLLVAFYMLFPFLWALSSSFKDESQLQMVPATVMPRDADTGAIRFSLANYKSIFTDKTFLRGFLNSCIVAGGTTMLALSVGSFAAFALGKLRFKGRKVSLYVILMMTMFPQVTVLTGLYAVITALQMPAIANMILSYMLFTLPFTTWVLTSFFKELPEELLQSGRVDGATSFQTFRYILLPLTAPAMVTTGLLAFIAAWNEYLFALTFTAIEPSARTIPVAIALFTGTVARQEPFGEIMAAAVIVTVPIILLVLYFQRRIVAGLTSGAVKG from the coding sequence ATGAATAAACAGCAAAAAAAGAGACTCGGGACGATATGCCTGTATATCGGTGTGCTACTGGTGGCGTTTTATATGCTGTTCCCCTTTTTGTGGGCACTCAGTTCCTCTTTCAAAGACGAATCGCAGCTCCAGATGGTGCCGGCCACCGTTATGCCGCGTGATGCGGATACCGGAGCGATCCGGTTTTCATTAGCAAACTACAAGTCGATCTTTACGGACAAAACGTTTTTGCGGGGATTCCTCAACAGTTGCATTGTTGCTGGAGGAACCACCATGCTGGCCTTGAGCGTCGGCTCCTTCGCCGCCTTTGCGCTGGGAAAACTACGGTTTAAAGGACGTAAAGTCTCGCTGTACGTGATTCTGATGATGACCATGTTTCCGCAGGTAACGGTGTTGACGGGTCTGTATGCGGTGATCACCGCGCTGCAGATGCCGGCCATAGCCAATATGATTTTATCATATATGTTGTTCACGCTGCCCTTTACCACCTGGGTGCTGACCTCCTTTTTCAAGGAACTGCCGGAAGAGCTCTTGCAGTCAGGCCGGGTGGACGGGGCTACATCGTTTCAGACATTCCGTTACATTCTGCTGCCTCTGACGGCTCCGGCCATGGTGACGACCGGGCTGCTGGCGTTTATTGCGGCATGGAACGAATATCTGTTTGCACTGACGTTCACTGCGATCGAACCCTCGGCACGAACCATTCCTGTGGCCATAGCGCTGTTCACTGGAACAGTGGCACGTCAGGAGCCCTTTGGTGAAATCATGGCGGCTGCAGTGATTGTTACAGTACCCATTATATTGCTGGTTCTCTACTTCCAGCGTCGCATCGTGGCCGGACTGACCTCCGGTGCGGTTAAAGGTTAA
- a CDS encoding sugar ABC transporter permease, producing MNLLTKLFPGLKAQTVAQREQRLAYKLLVPSLLILIIIAAYPLCNVVYSSFTNAKFASSQKTEFVGFENYKKLLSVTVKKLESPDQRARKVLPREPIRYKELTRFNIGDNWYIVGASDREFLYSVGNTLVFTFWSVFLELLIGMGIALVVNSNFKGKGPMRAVMLIPWAVITVVSARIWEWMFRSNRTGLFNMIMDATGLSDGQLSFLTTPSLQMPAMIAVDVWKTAPFMALLLLAGLQTIPGPLYEAARVDGATKTKQFFAITLPLLKPTIAVALIFRTLDSLRVFDVFQVMLADRRYSMATYNYTQLIKFQDMGMASAIGVIIFILIFGFALSYMKILKVES from the coding sequence ATGAATTTATTAACCAAACTTTTTCCTGGATTAAAGGCACAGACAGTAGCCCAGCGGGAACAGCGGCTGGCCTATAAGCTGCTGGTTCCCAGTCTGCTCATACTGATTATTATTGCCGCGTATCCACTCTGTAATGTGGTGTACTCCAGTTTCACCAATGCCAAATTTGCGTCATCGCAGAAAACGGAATTTGTGGGATTTGAGAACTACAAAAAGTTGCTGTCTGTCACCGTGAAAAAACTCGAAAGTCCTGATCAGCGGGCACGCAAGGTGCTGCCGCGTGAACCGATCCGGTACAAAGAGCTGACACGGTTTAATATTGGCGACAACTGGTATATTGTCGGCGCATCCGATCGTGAATTTCTGTATTCCGTCGGCAATACGCTGGTCTTTACTTTCTGGTCGGTATTTCTGGAACTGCTGATCGGTATGGGCATCGCGTTGGTGGTGAATTCCAATTTCAAAGGAAAGGGACCGATGCGGGCGGTCATGCTCATTCCCTGGGCGGTCATCACCGTGGTGAGCGCGCGTATTTGGGAATGGATGTTCCGCTCCAACCGGACCGGGCTCTTCAATATGATTATGGATGCAACGGGACTGAGTGACGGACAGCTTTCCTTTCTGACCACGCCCAGCCTGCAGATGCCGGCCATGATTGCTGTGGATGTCTGGAAGACCGCACCGTTTATGGCACTGCTGCTGCTGGCCGGGTTACAGACGATTCCGGGACCGCTGTATGAGGCGGCCCGGGTGGATGGTGCCACAAAAACGAAGCAGTTTTTTGCCATTACCCTGCCGTTGCTGAAACCGACCATTGCTGTGGCACTTATTTTCCGGACGCTGGATTCACTGAGGGTATTTGATGTGTTTCAGGTCATGTTAGCCGATCGGCGTTATTCCATGGCGACATACAATTACACGCAGCTGATCAAGTTTCAGGATATGGGGATGGCCTCGGCGATTGGAGTGATCATTTTCATTCTGATATTCGGTTTTGCATTGTCCTATATGAAAATTCTCAAGGTGGAGTCATAA
- the ugpC gene encoding sn-glycerol-3-phosphate ABC transporter ATP-binding protein UgpC — protein sequence MADVILSKLEKTYPNGFKAVHGIDLHINDGEFMVFVGPSGCAKSTVLRMIAGLEEITGGEVLIGNKVVNDLEPKDRGIAMVFQNYALYPHMNVYDNIAFGLKIQKVPKDEIDQRVREAAELLELTPLLPRKPKEMSGGQRQRVAMGRAIVRHPEVFLFDEPLSNLDAKLRVSMRLRILQLHQEMKAKKRTATMVYVTHDQVEAMTMADRICVLEFGHIRQVDTPLMLYNCPANKFVAGFIGSPGMNLIEAQIINIKGQLMVKSGDFEMVLPEEKAAKMKSHVGRKIWFGIRPEHIMNRTMRPHEKDNYLQGKVIVVEQMGNEVYAHFSAKGVDFTSRIPAENMGDLRHGINYDFWYDMSRCHIFDYQSEENISL from the coding sequence ATGGCTGATGTGATCCTTAGTAAATTGGAAAAGACCTATCCGAACGGATTCAAAGCAGTGCATGGCATAGACTTGCATATTAATGACGGAGAATTCATGGTGTTTGTCGGTCCTTCGGGCTGTGCAAAATCAACGGTATTGCGCATGATTGCTGGACTGGAAGAAATAACGGGCGGCGAAGTGCTTATCGGCAACAAAGTAGTCAATGATCTGGAACCGAAAGATCGTGGTATCGCTATGGTTTTCCAGAACTACGCACTGTACCCCCATATGAATGTATACGACAACATTGCATTTGGGTTGAAAATCCAAAAAGTTCCGAAAGACGAGATTGATCAACGGGTTCGCGAAGCGGCAGAACTGCTGGAATTGACACCGCTGCTTCCGAGAAAACCCAAAGAAATGTCCGGCGGTCAGCGACAGCGTGTGGCCATGGGGCGTGCGATTGTACGTCATCCGGAAGTCTTTCTTTTTGATGAACCGCTATCGAATCTGGATGCGAAACTGCGTGTATCCATGCGCCTGCGCATTCTGCAGCTGCATCAGGAGATGAAAGCAAAAAAGAGAACAGCCACCATGGTTTATGTAACCCATGATCAGGTGGAAGCGATGACCATGGCGGATCGGATCTGTGTTTTAGAATTTGGTCATATTCGTCAGGTTGATACGCCGCTGATGCTTTATAACTGTCCGGCCAATAAGTTTGTAGCAGGATTCATTGGATCACCGGGCATGAATTTGATTGAAGCCCAGATCATCAATATCAAAGGTCAGCTGATGGTCAAATCAGGTGATTTTGAGATGGTGCTGCCGGAAGAAAAAGCCGCCAAAATGAAAAGCCATGTGGGCCGCAAGATATGGTTTGGCATTCGTCCGGAACACATCATGAACCGGACGATGCGTCCGCATGAGAAAGATAATTATCTGCAGGGAAAAGTCATCGTGGTGGAACAGATGGGCAACGAAGTCTATGCGCATTTTTCTGCTAAAGGGGTCGATTTTACTTCGCGTATACCTGCGGAGAACATGGGCGATTTACGTCATGGGATCAATTATGATTTCTGGTACGACATGAGCCGCTGCCACATCTTCGATTATCAGAGTGAAGAAAACATCAGTCTGTAG